Part of the Fundulus heteroclitus isolate FHET01 chromosome 20, MU-UCD_Fhet_4.1, whole genome shotgun sequence genome, aaTAAGATATAGCATTAATGGTAAACCTCAAAAatctgggctttatggaagagtcccaagaagaaagccaatgttaaaatatttgtgATGAAATAACTAGGGGTTGAGCGATAAATAAATTTTATCAATTAATTAGAATTTGCAATTTATCAAGGtttaatttatgaaaaatctGGATTTGCTTTGGCCATTGCACTCTTTGGACTTCCATAGTTCACTTGTGGCGTCCTCCcacagaaatgcagaaaattacAGCTGGCAAGGAAGAGCTTGTTCCTAAATAGGGTGCAACTACATCAATTAAATGGAACTGGTTTGGTTTGGCTGGTACAGACCAGGAGCAACACACGCCATGttgcaaatgtttaaaatctggtaagaaaaatgtattatcaAAAAACTCTAAAGGGGAAACCTTTTCTCCCTGCAAATAAAGCACTTGTATTTAtgaatttacttattttagttagtttgaagttacaccaGTGAAGTGATGCCAGTTTGAAGTTACACCAGTGAAGTGACGCCAGTTCTTAGATGTGTACTCATAACTAGCTCATTGTATAACACCACTagcaacaaacatttaatattGTTTACAATGGTAGggcctgccatcttgttttacaagcatgtttcacagtgtgTATTTAGCTGCAccttgaattcaggtcaactcacAGACaagatgattaaaataaaagcaagtttttaaaggggccatgacaacaaatttcatttttctgaggttttgggggtgtAATATGGTCTGTTTTTCACTAATGACGCTGTGTTAAAGTCTAAATTGAATACCAAAGCACTTGCTCCTGGATAGTTGTTAAagtgttttctgaaaaactgagcgaaagtctgaTTGCTTCTGATTTAAACTTATTTGTGGTTATGAAAAGAacggagggggaaaaaaatcaattaatctaACTTAGTATAATAAAGTccgaagattttatttttaagccatattatCCAGCCTTAGGAGAAACTAAAACAGCACAGCTTTGTGGACCCACTATCCTCACCGTGAAACATaatggtggcagtatcatgctatGCTAATACCTTTGTTAAAAAGGAGCCAAAATACCAATATaatacatgataaaaaaaactgtgaaaaaagttgttttccttgtttgtttAGCATGATGTACCTCAAGTTTTCCTTGCGGAGGTTTGTAGACCACCTGAGGGCAGTCCCGAAGGATGTTGCTGTAAAGAATCCTGAAGTGTTGAATGTTGTCTCTGACAATGTTGGCCACCTTGGACTTGTCCTCTCCAATCACCATCCTAAAATCCCCTTCAAAGACACAAACAAGATATTAACTCTCAAAAGAAGTGAATACACCCTGTTCATTTTGTATGCATCTACTCCATACAACAGTCGTCGTTCAAAATGTTTTGGCACATTTTCATATTTCAACACAGTGACACAACCAGAAATGTTAGATACGTTTGTTTTCATAAGTCAACTTAATCGACAGATCACTAACTTTTTTCAAAGACCGAACAGGCCTCCTTCTGACCTCTGTAATGAATAAAACtgctctagaaaaaaaaaaggctttgaaaTTGTGGAGTAAGCCTTATGAAGCAGAGGAAGAAGTTTCGTACCAGCATAAGAAAGCCCCGCGATCTGATGGAAAAGGTCTTCCTCAGTGAAGCTCTCTGGGAGCATGAGGAAGGACGCTGTGACCGCACTCTTCAGGTTGGACACCAGAGCAGCGCGGAGCTTCGCGTTCTCGCCCTGCACCAACATTTTCACCTGAACAGGAGAACATACACCAGAAGCAAACACGGTTTAACCTGAGTCTTGTAATGCAGTAGgttttatttcagtcaacaaCCTTCAAtgctttatgttaaaaaaataaaaacattttaattgatgAGCTCCTTACTGACCGGCTTGTGAAGGCGTCCAGCGACATACAAGGTCCTCCAGTGCATGAGGTCGTCAATCAGAGAGTCTGTACTAATCACCCCGTATTTAATTATCTAATATAAAGAAAAGCATTTCGTGAAACAGTTACTATAAACAATGCTTTTAAAACAGAGGCGGTTTTGCAGACATCTTGTGCGTTACCCGTCCGTCAACAGGCACCAGCGTGTTGTAGTAAACTGAAGCTCCGTGGTCATTTTGTATGCCGCTGATCTTATTGGGCCCCAGCAGCTTGAGGATGGAGTAGTGTTTGCGGTTCTGGAGCAGATTCATGGTGTGCCACGTCACCGGGTCGTCCACCGCAAACACAAAGTCCAGCATGTTCTTCTGTATATGACAGAGGAGAACAGCGGCAATAAAACCCACACATCTTTCATGCAATGAATCTGAtcagttatgattttttttgtgtgatacTGGCCCTACAAAGAAGCTTTAAATGCATCTCATTTAGAGCATAAACAAATTAATATGTGTCAGtcatttaattcaaaaagtAATACTTTTATTGAGCCATATTGATATATATCAagcatttattgattttattttttatcaatatggCACAAAGCTAACAACAATGCATAATTCAGTTTCtctgaaaaatctaatattACATAAAACCTACAAAAAAGTATTATATTACAGCAATTTGATGGTATGGCTACACAATCAGAATCTCCACTCCATTTGCACTTcacaaaaatgtatcaaaaacagtgcagagagacacacaggtTGCACTCCGGAGCCTTTATAGACCACATAAAATGAAGcgagcaagaaaaaaagaaaggaaggggagcagagaggagaggctGAAGAAACAAGCTCTGGCCACTGATGCAGCAAAGAGGACTAAAGCAATTTTTTCATAAAGGAGTAGGCAAGATATAAACACTAGAGGGTAACAGTGAAAATACCAGCAGCCTATCCTGCACAGTAGTTCAATAAGGAAGTTAGCCTCACTGTGAATCAAGGGTCAAAACTGACTCAGTTAAACAAAAGATTTAAGGTATTGAAATCCTTGAATTCAGGTTTATTGTACCCTGCATAAACTCAAATTCTTAAAATACTGAAATCATTGTTATGTTattgtattttactttgtttaaccTGGTAAAATCCCATTGAGTTTAAGAAAATATGTGTTGTTATGCGAATATAATCAATGCGTTAAACATTCAAATAGtacatgtaaaaataatgtgggtttaaatttattttaatttttttatgagaaAGCAGTGTCCCTTCAGTGAGTAGCAGTAGTGGTGCAATAGCTCCTGCTGGCATGGAGGTGGTGAACAGCAGCAATAAGGAGTCAGAGCAGGAACCTTCAGGTACCTAAGAGGACAAAACACACCTGCAGGTTCTAAGGTTCTGCTGGTGGTGGCATGGCCTGGGATGGTGTGAAATTCCCGGCCTGAATTATCGTCCCAGTTTGCCTCTGGGATAGAGGCTAATTTAACAGGTGTGCAGCAGACAGTTATTGGCAATCTCCACAAGAATAGCATATCATTGGAAAGGTCTGGTAGAAAAATAAACGCCAGCAACACATGTAACCACAACATGGAGGAAATTGGAAAATCCTGTTTATTTTATGAGAAACTAGGTGTTGAGTTTTAATTAGCTGTAAACCATAATCATCAAagttgacagaaataaacatttgaaacgTATCGTATGTGTGTAATAAATCTGTAGAACATGTCAGACTCACTTGTTGAACTGAATTACGAAAACAAAACAACGGTGCAATGAACTTCCAATTAATTTGTGGTGGATTAAAACCTGTAGACGTTTAGAGGGATGAACAGAGATTAAATCTGAGTCTAGCTGACAGGAAGATACACATCCACGCTAAATATGTGAACGCAACCGCATCTTGATTCATGCTCTGATCAGGTCCACCTACTATGCCACTGTAATTTCAACAGCATGGTTCAGTATTACCTCCATTTGACCTTGGCTGGTTCCAGCCTGCTTGAAAACGCCAGATCCGTAAGCAAACGCTAAGCTGATGTCCTGAGGAAACTGGGACAGGATCCTCCTGTAGAAAACGCCGGTGTTTTGCAAAGCAGGAAGAGTCATTTTTGTTGGGACAAACTACGAGCGTGCAGCTTGCGGAGCGAGATAACCGcacaaataaagtttaaaacaatcCACCGACCGCGTAAAGTAAGCCAGACATCTCGCACAGAACAACGTCAACACACGGCGTAAAACGACAAGCGACGTATGTTACAAAACTATCGGTTTATCTTAGCAAACTCCGTCCATTTGGTCTGCTTGGACGGACGAACCGTGCGATTCTCCGTCGCCTAAAATGCGCGTCACGGATTCCACCGCCGGCCAAGGCATGCTGGGAAATGTCGTTGTTCCTGGCAATGCAAAGACTGACAAACGCAATTATACGCAAACTGCATGTAAATGTGGTTatgtttttcctccaaatgtggAACACTTGAACAAGGAAATGTCaatgatataaataaataaataaataaataaataaataaataaataaataaataaataaataaataaataaataaataaataaacttgacagCGTTTTTTTCTAGCCAGCAGAGGGCGGTGTTCTATCAAGTTTGAGAGTCTGGTCTCTTGTTTATTTTGACCACCGGAGTTCTGctacttttaaattgtattatgaGGGATCTTGTTTTTTATGAGTTAACTGGAGCCCAAATGAGCTATAATTTAATTTAGCTGTCCTAGTGGGCTGCGgtcaaataagaaaaaaaggtaGAGAATACAGCCAATAGTGTAATAGAATTCAACATGTTTACTTCTGTGAATGAgtttcataaaaaacaataaaataacaaaaaaagttgaacGGTGATTTTGACAAGAGGATTTCCTATAGGGCAGTTGGTCTTTAACTTTGAAAATCAAAATGTCATTTTGACAAAATGtctgttattttaaaacaatgttaagTACTAATCTGATTTGTAAAAATACGATACAATATACTTATGGCATATGATAGCCGACTTTAGGCTCAGTCATCTGAAAATTTTGCTAATTTTCCACGTTTTATATGCACagtgcaaaaataatataaaaaaaaaaacatgaaaatctttACAGCCTGAAGGGAACCCAAACATTATCTGTATAggtttatatatttgtttatggTTTGGTATTCTTCAGCTGCTGTCATGCAGCTGAAGAATACAAGTTCTATGCAAGTTCTATGTCCAGCGTGCCATTTCTGGAAGTAGCTTTTATTTCCTACCTGCATTTGGGTTCATCACAACCACACTATGACAAACCCAAACTATGTGTTGTAAGGCGTCTTCATTTATTGTCACTGCTGGTAAAGATGTGCTTAAGCTTTAAAATATATCTACTTACTTATTCTTCTATTGCAGTAGCAAAATCCCacactgaacatttttttagaaaacaaaaaaacaagcattaattggaatacatttattaattatatTGAAAACAAATAACAATTGTTCAAAATTTTAACACACCTGGTGGCACCCCAAATAATTCCCCTCAAGTAAAAGtaactgaaattattttaaagtaatcATTTTCGTTCTTGGTTGATGTGATTGTCTGGAATCTTGGTATTAGTAATCCATGACCTCCAGTTGCTCGagaaaataaattgatgttagacagcaacatatttttcttagtatgacttcaaaacaggaaagaaaggGCAGTATTTCATTTAACAAAGGAAAATGTGTGTTGATCGTCATGCTGTAGGTCATGAGACGGCTAAAAGAAAATATCCACTCGGTTAAACTTGTCCAAATCCACTTTCTGGATAACTCAAAATCTTGAACAACCTGGGCTTTGACATTCGAGGCTGGATGAGGATCTGCACACAGTAAGGAGCAGGGAGGTAACAAAATCTCTCAAAGTCACAGTTAGAAATCTGCAACAAAGAATTGCATCCTGGTGCAACAAAATCttcataataaaaatgtattttcatacttTCTGTTCATTTTCATCAGGGGTGCCCACAAGAGTCATGGGTCCTGCAAGATATACTAGCTCATGTCACACTGAATCCTATAATATCCTTTATGCACCAAGTTTGTAATAATTTGAATAGCCTCGCTGTTATTGATAAtcatattacttattcagaatGTAGGACAAGCCTCCGTTTCACTTTCCCATTAAAGCATGCCAGGCTGAGCGAGTTTTTAGTGCAGATGGCAGAGCAAAGCGTGGGATTTACTAACTTTATTGGATTATTGCAGCAATTTAAGTAGCAGTTGAGCACAGGATGGTTTataaagcaaaatatttttacatgtcAAAAAATGAATCTGTGGCAGCCTAGTTTAGTTTGTCTATGTCTA contains:
- the tamm41 gene encoding phosphatidate cytidylyltransferase, mitochondrial; the protein is MTLPALQNTGVFYRRILSQFPQDISLAFAYGSGVFKQAGTSQGQMEKNMLDFVFAVDDPVTWHTMNLLQNRKHYSILKLLGPNKISGIQNDHGASVYYNTLVPVDGRIIKYGVISTDSLIDDLMHWRTLYVAGRLHKPVKMLVQGENAKLRAALVSNLKSAVTASFLMLPESFTEEDLFHQIAGLSYAGDFRMVIGEDKSKVANIVRDNIQHFRILYSNILRDCPQVVYKPPQGKLEVDKSPEGQFLQLMTLPLTLQQRITKLVDPPGKNRDVEEILLQVAQDPDCGAVVQQGISSIVKTSSITQSIKGIATAGLWKTVSYSSKKMMKMWKGWRRKPSVSQIS